Genomic window (Ostrea edulis chromosome 9, xbOstEdul1.1, whole genome shotgun sequence):
ttacacttttggTAGAGGGTATCTACAGTAGCTTTACATGATGAAGGATTTAGTCTTTgttacagatgtgcagttgtagagaagattttagaaaattggCCAAGTTTTGTCAGTTATTACCCAACCTCTAAGGCCTCAGAGGTGTAGCAAtcctgaaattaaaaatgtataacaccccccccccccccccaccaccaccaccaccacttgtcccaatgatgcttcatttgaaaggaattcgaatggtagttatcaagaaggagttaaaaatgttcaattgttaatgaaaGATGAACTATGACAGATACAgatcaatagcaataggtcacctgagtcactccgGTGACCCAAAAATGTTAAATTACTAAACCATGATGGACAACGCAAGATGGACGCTGGCCAATACAGGTAGAAATAGGTCACCAGAGTGACTCGGGTAACCTAAAAATTATTGAACTCTCCCACAAATATGTAAATAACTGTATATCTTACCTCCTTCTGAAGCACTAGCATTCCAAGACACATTCTGTAGTTCTGTAATCATTTTGTCATAACTGTTATCAAGACATTTCTGTGAATATGTAGACAACATCAAATCATTGACCCTGGCATATCTTTCTATTGGAGACCCAGATTTCTCATCCATCATGATACCACATATTGTTTCTATTGTCACATTGGTTCCTATGGCACCCTGATCAAAACAATGAACGTGCACATGTATTTCAATGTTAATCAATAGTGGATGGAAGAGCTGTACTGATACATTACTCTGTTttgcatatcatttttaaatgaaattcttATTGCAAGGAAGGAACAGCTCATCCCCAAACATTTGACTATTCAAACACTATCCCCTCTCCACCTAGTCAGTGTAGCCTCTTTGCATACCCATCATGTAGATTCACTTGTGGGTACCAGATTtcaccatacatgtacatgtatatctaatcCAAATGTAAAGAAATTTGAATATGAGAATACTGCCTATCATAAAGATCTGGGCTCTTACAGTAATAGAATTAAAGGTCCAGATCACAGGAggggaaaattttgaaatacccACATTGTCAAGATGCATGGTTTAGTGTTCATAACTTGGCCCAATATCAAAGCCTCATATATTGTAACTCTAAACAAggatatgtttcaaaaatttaaCAGGCAAATTTTATATGACTGTAATCCTCATATGTGGCATGTATAATGCATCACCCATTTTGTCAGTAAGATGTAACCTTCTATAATGATAACACAGTTACGTCATCTAAGAATGACAATCTATCCAACATGTGAAACTATATTAAACCTCAAAAGCTCGGTTATCTTTGTTGTATTGCACAACTCCTTCAAAGTTCCCGGCTAAGTTGGAGAATAGACTTGCTGCGTCCAAATGTTTTGAAGTGTCTAATGGATCACATAACCTGGAAGAAGGAAATTGACAAGGATTAGGTAAAACTTTAGATGTGacatggaaaaaaaatgtttgatgtGTACaccatttacatatacatgtatctgcataTACAAAGTCATGTACAGATTCCATTTAAACACAGCTGTCAACCTGTACCCAAATGAAAGAGGGTGTACTAAAGGAGGGTAGTGTGGAAATTTGTTAAGGAATATAAATTGGGGAAATCCTAAAATTATAGAATAACCAGAGTTAAAATATGGAGGTTACATGTATCACTCCATCACCTTTCAATGTGGGATTGGCAGCTCTGAACATAGTGACAGTGCATATAATGTAAATGTAGACATATAATGCAAACAGcaattcaaattcaattttCTATCAAGTTAGATTAGTACTTGAACATCTTTTCCACAGTTTTCCTTCCAGTGTCTGTCTTCAGCATTTGTGTTACACCATCAGTTGCCATTTTGATATTCTTATTACATCCCTGCCCTGTGGTTGCAAGGGAATTTACAACCACTTGTAAATACTCTAAAAACAGAAGCACACagttaaaatttgatttaaaaaatcacaTAAAATGACAAAACTTTTCTGAGCCAATAAAATTTGAAACATATTGAATTACAAAACCTTTAAAATCCAGTTTCGCCAGAATTGGTGCACTGGTTGCCACAGCGCCATCAACCAGATGGGGATATTTCACCCTGAACCAGGCAGACAGAGAACCTAGTATTAGGAAAGAAAGGCACACTATTATTTCtgtatatttttcatgtttttgccattgatatctttacaaattgtaatgaaagGCATTTCCTCACGAATGAATTGCAAATGTGAACATTGTGCATATGgatcttgatgaatatagttTGTCTATTTTATCATCTTGAAATTCTGACAAatataaaagtagaatgtaaatacaacatgtacacatgtataagaaataTACACAAGGGTATATGGAACAGCTGCGTACGCTTCACTTCAGTATAGTATTTTCATGAAGTGCAAACGTGCTTCATCAAGTATGCCAGCATGAAGCATCACAGTATATACtcttttgtgttttcaaaattaaaatttatttcttaattgtaTAATAGTtaactataaaaaaaatccaattcATCAAACCTGATATTCTTGACAAATAAAGAGCACCACTACTGCACATGATGTGCCTGTCagatgtttattcattataaacagATAAAAGTGTGTGACACAAAAATCATGTCAACTTTATTTGGTGCAAAGATATTGCACCAATATCTTTgcttttttaatgatttcttattGGGAGTTGAGATTTAAGCATTTATAAAATTTTAgtagaaaacatcaaaacacgTGTAAATTTGCAAATCCTGTTTAATTTAATGGCAGATACTTGCCACTTGGTCTGTCCTGTGTATCCAACAAATGAAGAAGATGGCTTACTTACTTTTGGATAAACAAGaagtactgtgagcaatgctcactaagaatacccgctgcttaccccaatctctcAAAGGgtattgttaataggtataaattacctctttcctgagtgtaaaaatatggtatgcctttgtagaagaaaatggaagatacagtctgaacacaaatccatggcataaacctataatgctgaccttgagatcaaaggtcaaggtcataaagaggtcatgaatgtacttGACACAtaatctcatggtgatacacccatgtcttatggtatgactatgtcaaaatcctataatcaattttgaccttgaggtcaaagttcaaggtcatatagaggtcatgaaggtactcgacacatcatctcatggtgatacactcatgtgtcaaatatggtatgcctatgtcaaagaacaaagaagtcatggccctgacacgaatccattgtaaaaacctttaattttgaccttgaggtcaaggttatatggaggtcatgaaggtacatgacacatcgtctcatggtgatacactcatgtgtcaaatatggtattcctatgtcaaagaacaaaaaagttatggcccggacacgtatccattgtaaaaaacctttaattttgaccttgaggtcaaaggtcaagatcttatagaggtcatgaaggtactcgacacatcgtctaatggtgatccacctgtgtgccaaatatggtatgcctaagtcaaagaacaaagaagttatggcccggacacgaatctgcacagacagacagagtgattcctatatacccccctgaacttcatTCGGGGGAGATAAAAACCACATTTTCCTTCAGTACATACTAGATATATATCCACTtccaaaaattgatattttttttctctctagtAAATGTCACAGTAACTTGATGCTGCGCATTTGAAAACTTCGCcataaattaatattttttgtaatgTCCACCAGAAAGAAAACCCTCAGACGATTGTGAATTGATTATCACAGGTGaattgattacatgtatcacAGGGAGGTGTGAAATTGTCTTTTGTTGATCATGCAGACATGACACAGCCTGCAGGTACACAGGAGGTGTAATTTGTCGGTTTACCATTGTCACTTTGAAGTTATTTGTCCATAACATCCagcatgtttttgttttattacacattacaaacaatgaaattagATGACATTTGGtgcatcacccccccccccccccccccccccccaaatataagtatcacgaaaatgcaataaaaatcaaaattcttatCATGATGATGGtggccacaaattttgactatGGTGCAATTCAGTTAACCTTGGTGCACACAAATCATGGACGGCCTCCTGAGTTAAACCCTAATGAAGAACCCTGTACTTTATAAATTAATCCTGGATATCAGGGAAATTATTGTATTTAATAAAATGGATAATACCAGCATAgctaggagttattgcccttgacaacattatttttgaaatcatgttgatatagataattgattatttatagaaTATAGAAACTTTTTATTGTATCCAGGGAATAAAATTCCtgcaagaatttttaaataCCTATTTATCATGCACaacatttaataaatttgagatttttaaaaaaatctgagATATATCACATGAGGAAAGATCATACCTTCACTAATAAAGACAACCATTTCTAGCATCCTTCTTAAAAACCATTTATCATTAGATGAAGCACTTACCTGGATAAGAGCCTCCAAAGGTAATGAGTTTCTGCTGTAGAGAAAGtaaattatatttctttttaatgtACTGGATAAAGTACGCCAAGTCTGCAAGAGCCTGCTCACTGCTTAAAAACTGCAAATTCTCTACACTTAAATCTCTACAAAACACAGTCAAATCCATTGTAACGATGTAATATTTGCATAAATTCTGAACCAAAATCAAAATTCTCATTCAGCAATTTAACATTAATATCTTCATGTTGGAAAGAATAAATTGGTCTTAATAAATCTTTCTCTTACTTACGATGTAGGATGACTTTTCCCATAATATCTGTGCTCAAGTAAAAAACAAATAGCATTATACGTCTTGGCATAATCTATCCATGCTCCTTGCAGCATCCACGCTGGATTAGCGGTTCCTTCGCCGCCAATCATTATAAAGATTGGGCCACCAGGTTTATAGAACGTATCATTTACAAAATATCTCTGGAAAAACAAGAATTGATCAATATTAAGATGTGCAGTTATGAAAAAAATGTTCCCTTGAACAAGAGGTTCATGGGCCTTAACGCTCGCCTGAGGATCATGTGTCGACCTGCaaacattacatatatatatatatatatacatgtgtgtgtgtgtatatatatatataaagcacagaaaatgtCACTTTATTTGAATACCCACTTCCgtccctacccggggttgaactcatgacctgcggaaccaaatctcctagcagcatgtaaccagcgcgctagaccgctcgaccatctaggcaagtcaaaaaacttgctttcaaTGACACTGGAATTCTCACCatgctgtcacacgctacacggtcattgagaatgaaaatgggatacagttatttaatgtacatttaagaggatcatacatgcacattgcatttgaaatatttcatataaagcacggaaatagcaaACTGAGCACTAAAACTTGCATAGCATTCCCCATGTGGtttatttacatgcatataatttgtttaaattaattattataatcaagaaaataatcacaaaattttTTATGTGTTAACCTATAACCACAAATTAATTTGCGATCTGTCCGAACATTGAATTGCTACacgatttttgtttgatgtcaAGAGACCAATGGCTAATTTACTGTACCATAAAAAGTACCTaattgaaattattcaaatgctaaaaataaaatgttgtttGAGTATTATCAACTTAATTAAGTGAAAAAGTGGTTGAACAAGGTGGTAACGTTCCCTATTTACACACAGCTCATAATGTACAAAACATTTCTCAGCACCAAGCTATTACTAATGGCTTTATTTTTGAGCAAGTTTCTCATGGATCATATTTCATTTACCTTGACCAGTATTTAAGAGTCTAATGAAATAAAACTAATTGCACTGAAACAACTCGATACACAACAAGGACAAATTTTGCTACAttcatcatttgaaattttgagcCTGATCGTAAAAACAAATCACTGGTAAACTGTATTTTATGTCCTCATCTGATCATATATCTATGTCAGTAACTGTATCATACAATGATCCCTGCATATTATTGAGGTAACTAATGCATTCTCTACTGTTTAATACTTTACTTTTTTATGTTTCTATAGCGATTAGAATGCACaattttatgttaagtttggaTCCCTATTTTAGACCTACCCTACCCCTGgagatcatgatttgaacaaacttatatCTGCcctacctggggatgcttgcatattgatttgaGTAATTATGTCTCTGttgttaataataataagatttttcaaaaaaaattcctatatatttctatgtaaaactttgatcctctattgtagCCCAGCCCCCTACATGATTTGATTTTCTTCCCAAttctttgtatttttattttttcccaatttcaagcaaatgtcactatttttcccaattgggatcaagaccttaaaaaaactCTGATCACAGCACAGAATTCGACTGATATACAAACTAAGTAACTGATAAACTTGTAGTTAGGAAGTAgataaatacatggaattcttatattacatggacacgatttgggctgaaaattttagaattttatttttccattttcattgtttgcaatgcttaactaaagtatttctaatggtcaaccaaaatttgaatatcagttgttgagttgtAAGTGAGATATAACATAATtacgcaattctttgttatataaacaaggcccgtgccatgtttttgcttacattagactgtttaatagaaaatagtgtgtttaaaacaaaataagatgtgccaaacactagaaagtATATCATCGTGTTAAGAATTCacttaatctgctttaaacgaaacttttactggtttatttaacctatgtaaacaaaaacatggcatatgtgccttgtttacataacaaggatttgtgacctctgtatctcccatgtaccttgactactgacattcaaatttttcctgatcattagtaataccttagttagttaagcattctaaacattaaaactcaaaaaattaaattttaaaaaatttccactcaaatcatgtccatgtcccttttTAAATTGTTGCTCGTGCGTACTgtatccaggatattacttgcaaatatgacattgattttatgtttccactttagtaaaatatttctttcaatagttataatatttcttacatttatatctCTTTATAtctaaagagaagccgcttttaatatgttatattttatcATCTTTCTCATTGACATttggtccactctgtcccacttaggcattcaaaatTCCaataaatgcacctcctacacaaaAGAGCTCTTATCTTGAAACTGACATATTAAAAGCAAGTTCaattacaaaaaagttatgttGGGGGGAAAATGTTGAACAAATTATTTAATCGTTTTCATGTTTTTCAAAGTTGTTTTCTGGAAGGGGGACCTGTTATTCATGGGATAGGCTCATAAAATCTTAAGGTGTCAGCCAGAATTAAGtgataaaatttgaaaggggttAAAGTATAATTCAAGTCCTTTAAAGtatatttattctatttttcatttgtgaAGCAACATACAGTATTCTGTCAcaattaaggggggggggggatcacaAAATGACAAAACCGTGAAAAAAAAGGGTGGTACCTACAGGCATTTGCTTAATATATTCcataataattataaatatcaatggttttaaaatacatatgcatcagtcaggtccagcacaatctcttAATTTAGCTATATAGCTTTACAGAGCTATTTAAAATACTTTgatttagctatttcaaattcattatcaaattaatttctaaacgCATAAAAATCGAATTTCGCTGAGTGAACACATTTCATCTTTGAAGTCTGTACAAcacattgtaaataaaaaaaaattattcttaaGTCCCTTAGGAAAAATTTTGATTCACAATTGTCAAACGCTAAAGGATTAATTATTAAGTTGTTGAGCAGCAGTTATCCAATCTTCTGAATAGAATAAAAGTCAATGGTGATTAATACAATAATGGATTGGCAATCAGATTTCACATTGTGAAGTCATCATACTTTTCTATGCTTCAATGCGCACAAGGCAGTGGACAGttagaaacaaaatataaattctcttttcatgaaaaatctTAAAATGACGTGGTATTGTTATGAATTCTAATCAGAATAGTATGGACTATGGTGGTTAGTTCAAAGTATAAACACATTAAAAACTTATATGCAACTTTTTGGCTTTACCACTGCATTTAAGAAATTTAATCTAATTCAATCTAAACTACCAGTGGCATAGctacaaatattttcgttaaatttttattacataataCGAAAaatgtggggatccgggttagaataggtgcttgtcgtagaaggcgactaaatggggcggtccttcggatgagaccgcaaaaaccaaggtcccgtgtcacagcaggtgtggcacgataaagatccctccctgctcaaaggccatattaagcgccgagcataggcctaaattttgcatcccttcattggcagtggtgacgtctccatatgtgtgaaatattctcaagagggacgttaaacaatattcaatcaatcaatcctcaGACCCCCagcttacaaatatttataaaaccTAACTACGTCACTGACTAGCTTAATCAAGCTATTTTAAAAGCTATACAGCTGAATCAAGAGATTGTGCTGGACTTGTTTCGTATGAAGTATACGAAACGGTGGATTATCAGATTATGACTTCCCGTTCTTTCTGTAaattctgcttcccttgttcataatttaaaaaaagttaTTTTTTACGAATGCTGACCTAATAACAATTTTCGGTTTTTCCTTCCGCATTTTAGCAACATCCTTCTCAGATAACTTGCCTGTTGCCAACTCCTTGTGTCGGCATCGTTGAAATGCGTCAGTCTCTGTTTTAACCACATATCTGTTGGAAGTACTGACCCTGGGGGCAGTTTGGGGGCCCCAAGCATTCCATGCTTTAATCGTCCATGGAAGAACCTCGGAAGACAGTTGACAA
Coding sequences:
- the LOC125659235 gene encoding putative serine protease K12H4.7; protein product: MIKLVKMAASIRSAVNLALTLSFIFISFVNCLPRFFHGRLKHGMLGAPKLPPGSVLPTDMWLKQRLTHFNDADTRSWQQRYFVNDTFYKPGGPIFIMIGGEGTANPAWMLQGAWIDYAKTYNAICFLLEHRYYGKSHPTSDLSVENLQFLSSEQALADLAYFIQYIKKKYNLLSLQQKLITFGGSYPGSLSAWFRVKYPHLVDGAVATSAPILAKLDFKEYLQVVVNSLATTGQGCNKNIKMATDGVTQMLKTDTGRKTVEKMFKLCDPLDTSKHLDAASLFSNLAGNFEGVVQYNKDNRAFEGAIGTNVTIETICGIMMDEKSGSPIERYARVNDLMLSTYSQKCLDNSYDKMITELQNVSWNASASEGGRQWTYQTCTEFGFFQSSDLGDIQPFGNFFDINFSVQQCMDIFGPKFNQDLIQAGINRTNTNYGGYRMKATKIVFPNGSIDPWHFLGFTNDLSKESPAIFIQGTAHCANMYPAASSDSPQLVQARTNIQKLIGVWLM